A stretch of Deltaproteobacteria bacterium DNA encodes these proteins:
- a CDS encoding DUF493 domain-containing protein, producing the protein MEEQEAVDLLNQCHSFPGLYVFKVIGENTSLFYEGVLEEIRRELGQEVEEGRCLSVRESSGRRYLSMTLRLEMESAEQVLRLYGRFSKLEGLKTVL; encoded by the coding sequence ATGGAGGAGCAGGAAGCAGTTGATCTTCTCAATCAGTGCCATTCATTTCCCGGTCTCTACGTTTTCAAGGTGATCGGTGAGAACACGTCTCTCTTCTATGAGGGCGTTCTGGAGGAGATCCGCCGGGAGCTTGGGCAGGAGGTGGAGGAGGGGCGCTGCCTCTCCGTACGGGAGAGCTCAGGGCGGAGGTATCTCTCCATGACCCTGAGGCTGGAGATGGAGTCTGCAGAGCAGGTCCTGAGGCTCTACGGTCGGTTTTCCAAACTGGAGGGTCTCAAGACCGTCTTATGA
- the topA gene encoding type I DNA topoisomerase: MSKSLVVVESPTKARTLSKFLGHDFVVKATVGHVKDLPENDLGIDVEHGFRPRYGVIHGKNKIIQELRRASRGASRVYLAPDPDREGEAIAWHIKEELNGDSRRFYRVLINEITKRGVLEAIRNAGELRRGLYEAQQARRVLDRLVGYKISPLLWQEIRRGLSAGRVQSVAVRLICDREREIWAFTPEEYWTIEALLKSRAHPEPFKAKLSRFGGEKPKISNKKEAEEIVAALEGAGFTVKRVEEKESLRNPPPPFITSKLQQEASRRLRFSPKKTMRIAQDLYEGIELGDEGPVGLITYMRTDSPRVSNEALEAVRRLIADQYGDAYLPARPRVYKSKKGAQEAHEAIRPTDLRYEPKKVSPYLTSDQERLYRLIWNRFVASQMSPAVFQRRVVDIEAGEAIFSVTGSTMKFPGFMAVQGTEELSGEEKVHVPPLTEGEVLELLPPLEREQHFTQPPPRFSESTLVKELEDKGIGRPSTYATILTTIQERGYVRLDQGKFRPTELGLLVNDLLVRSFPGILSVEFTARMEDVLDAIEEEKIEWAKAMEDFYGRFSRSLKRAESLIPQLKKEVTATPLVCDQCGSPMVIRWGRKGFFLACAAYPKCRNSYDFERNERGEVVVRQAEEGSHGTCPTCGSPMLLKRGPFGEFYACSRYPQCKTTRPKHLDIPCPREGCDGFIIERRSRKGKRFYGCTRWPQCDFVIWDPPVGRPCPQCGAPFMTEKRTRKGNVILCKKCGYKAEGDS; this comes from the coding sequence ATGTCCAAATCTCTCGTCGTTGTGGAATCCCCTACAAAGGCCAGGACACTGAGCAAGTTTCTCGGGCATGACTTTGTCGTGAAGGCCACGGTCGGGCATGTCAAGGATTTGCCGGAGAACGATTTGGGTATCGATGTGGAGCACGGCTTTAGGCCCAGGTATGGGGTGATCCATGGCAAGAACAAGATCATTCAGGAGCTGAGGAGAGCCAGCCGGGGAGCTTCCAGAGTCTACCTGGCTCCGGATCCGGACAGGGAGGGAGAGGCTATTGCCTGGCACATAAAGGAGGAACTCAACGGGGATAGCCGTCGCTTCTACCGGGTCTTAATCAATGAGATCACAAAGCGGGGGGTTCTCGAAGCGATCCGGAACGCCGGAGAACTCCGGCGCGGTCTGTATGAGGCCCAGCAGGCTCGGAGGGTTTTGGACCGTCTGGTGGGATACAAGATCAGCCCGCTGCTATGGCAGGAGATCAGGAGGGGGTTGAGTGCAGGCCGCGTGCAGTCCGTGGCCGTGCGTCTCATCTGTGACCGGGAGAGGGAGATCTGGGCTTTCACACCCGAGGAATACTGGACGATCGAAGCCCTACTCAAGAGCCGAGCCCATCCCGAGCCTTTCAAGGCGAAACTGTCGAGGTTTGGGGGTGAGAAGCCGAAGATCTCCAATAAAAAAGAAGCGGAGGAGATCGTTGCGGCTTTGGAAGGAGCCGGATTCACGGTGAAGAGGGTAGAGGAGAAGGAGAGCCTTCGAAATCCTCCGCCCCCTTTTATTACCAGCAAGCTCCAGCAGGAGGCTTCCCGGAGGCTCCGGTTCTCGCCCAAGAAGACCATGCGGATAGCCCAGGACCTTTACGAGGGGATCGAGCTCGGCGACGAGGGGCCTGTAGGACTGATAACCTATATGCGTACAGACTCTCCCCGGGTGTCGAATGAGGCGCTGGAGGCGGTGCGCCGCTTGATTGCCGACCAGTACGGGGATGCCTATCTGCCGGCAAGGCCCCGTGTCTACAAGAGCAAGAAGGGGGCCCAGGAGGCCCACGAGGCGATCCGTCCGACCGACCTCCGGTACGAACCGAAAAAGGTGAGCCCCTACCTGACCAGTGACCAGGAGAGGCTCTATCGGCTCATCTGGAACCGCTTTGTCGCCAGTCAGATGAGTCCGGCCGTGTTCCAACGCAGGGTGGTTGACATCGAGGCCGGTGAGGCGATCTTCAGCGTGACCGGGTCTACCATGAAGTTCCCGGGTTTCATGGCTGTTCAGGGGACGGAAGAGCTGTCAGGAGAAGAGAAGGTCCATGTTCCGCCCCTCACCGAGGGCGAGGTTCTGGAACTCTTGCCTCCCCTTGAGCGGGAACAGCACTTCACCCAACCGCCGCCGCGGTTTTCCGAAAGCACTCTCGTCAAGGAACTCGAGGACAAAGGGATCGGGCGGCCCTCAACCTATGCCACCATTCTTACGACCATCCAGGAGAGGGGCTATGTTCGCCTCGATCAGGGGAAATTCCGTCCTACGGAGCTTGGTCTTCTGGTGAACGATCTCCTTGTCAGGAGTTTTCCGGGCATCCTCAGTGTGGAATTCACGGCCAGGATGGAGGATGTACTGGATGCGATCGAGGAAGAGAAAATCGAGTGGGCCAAGGCCATGGAGGATTTCTACGGCAGGTTCAGCAGGAGCCTGAAAAGAGCCGAGAGTCTCATCCCGCAGTTGAAGAAGGAGGTGACTGCCACTCCCCTTGTATGTGATCAGTGCGGGAGCCCCATGGTGATCCGGTGGGGCCGGAAGGGTTTTTTCCTGGCCTGTGCCGCATATCCCAAGTGCCGGAACAGCTACGACTTCGAGCGGAATGAACGGGGTGAGGTGGTGGTCCGGCAGGCCGAGGAGGGGAGCCACGGTACTTGCCCGACCTGCGGGAGTCCCATGCTCCTCAAGCGGGGTCCCTTCGGAGAGTTCTACGCGTGTTCGAGATATCCCCAGTGTAAGACGACGAGACCGAAACATCTCGATATTCCATGTCCCCGGGAGGGGTGTGACGGCTTCATCATCGAGAGGAGGTCCCGCAAGGGGAAGAGATTCTATGGATGCACCCGCTGGCCTCAATGTGATTTTGTCATCTGGGACCCCCCGGTGGGCCGGCCCTGCCCCCAGTGTGGGGCTCCCTTCATGACCGAGAAACGTACCCGGAAGGGGAATGTCATCCTTTGCAAAAAATGCGGGTACAAGGCAGAAGGGGATTCATGA
- a CDS encoding HD domain-containing protein yields MTPSDLAGGACKTNRKRFAEPPAVRIPSVAECGRIMKSSGMMPNIRRHSFLVARVAKALAEALNEKGACLSIPLVVAGALLHDIAKTRSLREGGDHVEMGRRMVLEMGYPEVAWIVGHHVDSGPEIAGSIDEARVVNYSDKRVQHDRVVPLEDRLADLMVRYGKTPEKRARLEEMARNIKSLEREIFSRIRLSPGDLESMIRNSRPLFLDRVKGPPARRRRGR; encoded by the coding sequence ATGACCCCTTCGGACCTCGCCGGCGGAGCCTGCAAGACCAACAGGAAAAGATTCGCCGAGCCTCCTGCGGTCCGGATTCCTTCCGTGGCTGAGTGTGGCCGGATCATGAAGAGTAGCGGAATGATGCCCAATATCAGGCGTCATTCCTTTCTGGTCGCCAGGGTGGCCAAGGCCCTTGCGGAGGCCTTGAATGAGAAAGGGGCCTGTCTCAGTATTCCCCTGGTTGTTGCAGGAGCCCTGCTTCACGATATTGCCAAGACCCGTTCCCTTCGCGAGGGGGGGGACCATGTTGAGATGGGCCGAAGAATGGTCCTGGAAATGGGCTATCCAGAAGTGGCATGGATCGTGGGACACCACGTCGATTCGGGTCCGGAAATCGCCGGTTCCATCGACGAGGCAAGGGTCGTCAACTACAGTGACAAGCGGGTTCAACACGACAGGGTCGTTCCCTTGGAGGACAGGCTTGCCGATCTCATGGTCAGGTACGGTAAGACCCCCGAGAAAAGAGCCCGCCTGGAGGAGATGGCAAGAAACATTAAGAGCCTCGAGAGGGAGATATTCTCGAGGATCCGCCTCTCTCCGGGAGACCTGGAATCGATGATTCGGAACTCACGGCCTCTTTTTCTTGACCGGGTAAAGGGGCCTCCTGCAAGAAGAAGAAGAGGGAGGTGA
- the trmFO gene encoding methylenetetrahydrofolate--tRNA-(uracil(54)-C(5))-methyltransferase (FADH(2)-oxidizing) TrmFO — MTPSGRFYLAGEERLLIIGGGLAGCEAAWQASRRGIRTVLYEMKPHRFSPAHKSPLLSELVCSNSLKSESLDKAVGLLKEEMRRLGSLIIRAADQTRVPAGVSLAVDREEFSRFVTESLEREGQVEIIRREITEMPAGGAVIVATGPLTSEPFGRSLSEMTGRKALYFYDAVSPIVLGDSIDFAVAFKASRYGRGGDDYVNCPMTRQQYYDFVDALVRAERVPLREFEKEAYFEGCMPVEELARRGRETLAFGSLKPVGLVDPRTGERPFAVVQLRQDNREGTLYSMVGFQTKLKWEEQKRVFRMIPGLQDAEFVRLGSVHRNTFVNSPLLLRESLQLKGHPRIFLAGQITGVEGYVESAAMGLLAGISASLWMKGEPMVTPSPATAIGSLLRYVTHANPATFQPMNANFGLFPPLETGEKGRQRRRLLALRGLEEIDRWKASVDRHP; from the coding sequence ATGACCCCAAGTGGGAGGTTCTATTTGGCAGGAGAGGAAAGGCTTCTGATCATAGGAGGAGGGCTCGCCGGATGTGAGGCTGCATGGCAGGCTTCTCGGCGGGGGATTAGGACGGTATTGTACGAGATGAAGCCCCACAGGTTTTCACCGGCTCACAAGTCGCCTCTCCTTTCAGAGTTGGTCTGCAGTAACTCCCTGAAGTCCGAATCCCTGGATAAGGCGGTGGGGCTCCTCAAGGAGGAGATGCGGAGGCTTGGATCCCTCATCATCCGAGCGGCGGACCAGACTCGAGTGCCCGCGGGTGTATCTCTGGCAGTCGATAGGGAGGAATTCTCACGGTTTGTGACGGAGAGCCTCGAGAGAGAGGGGCAGGTTGAGATCATCCGCCGGGAGATTACGGAAATGCCGGCCGGAGGTGCCGTTATTGTCGCCACAGGGCCGCTGACCTCGGAGCCTTTTGGCCGGAGCCTCTCAGAGATGACCGGACGAAAGGCACTCTATTTCTACGATGCGGTCTCTCCTATCGTGCTCGGTGACTCCATTGATTTCGCCGTCGCTTTCAAAGCGTCCCGGTACGGTCGGGGAGGGGACGATTATGTCAACTGCCCCATGACCCGGCAGCAGTACTACGATTTCGTGGATGCCCTGGTTCGGGCGGAAAGGGTTCCGCTGAGGGAGTTTGAAAAGGAGGCGTACTTCGAGGGATGCATGCCCGTTGAAGAGCTGGCCCGCCGCGGGCGGGAGACCCTGGCCTTTGGATCGCTCAAGCCGGTGGGTCTCGTCGATCCGAGGACAGGAGAGAGACCCTTTGCCGTGGTTCAGCTGAGACAGGATAATCGAGAAGGCACCCTTTACAGTATGGTCGGATTCCAGACCAAGCTCAAATGGGAGGAGCAGAAGCGCGTTTTTCGCATGATTCCGGGCCTTCAAGACGCGGAGTTTGTCCGGCTTGGAAGCGTCCATCGAAACACCTTCGTTAACTCCCCTCTGCTCCTCAGGGAGAGTCTTCAGCTCAAGGGTCATCCCCGGATATTCCTGGCCGGCCAGATTACCGGGGTTGAAGGGTACGTGGAATCTGCTGCCATGGGACTTCTGGCTGGGATCAGTGCTTCTTTGTGGATGAAAGGGGAGCCCATGGTCACTCCTTCACCCGCCACGGCCATAGGATCTCTGCTGCGATACGTAACTCATGCGAATCCTGCCACGTTTCAGCCCATGAACGCCAATTTCGGGCTGTTCCCCCCGCTGGAAACGGGGGAGAAAGGGAGGCAGAGGCGGAGGCTGCTGGCCTTGAGAGGGCTCGAAGAGATCGACCGGTGGAAGGCCTCGGTTGACAGACACCCGTAG